Proteins from a genomic interval of Pseudoruegeria sp. SHC-113:
- a CDS encoding GNAT family N-acetyltransferase — MTDLPDKTRIQVRAAQPGDVPALLAMITALAAHHGDVVEVEADGLQSALFGPQAWVRGLVAEIGGACVGYAALRDAGLLHFSRRGLDLHHLYVAPAHRGAGVGKALVAHAEALGRALGCTSLTVSADPANWQARRAYEGMGFVSRNVQAARYGKAL; from the coding sequence ATGACAGACTTACCAGACAAAACGCGAATACAGGTGCGCGCCGCGCAGCCCGGCGACGTGCCCGCGCTGCTGGCGATGATCACCGCGCTGGCGGCCCATCATGGCGATGTGGTCGAGGTGGAAGCGGATGGCCTTCAAAGCGCGCTCTTCGGGCCGCAGGCCTGGGTGCGCGGGCTTGTGGCCGAGATCGGCGGCGCATGCGTCGGCTACGCTGCGCTGCGCGACGCCGGGCTCTTGCATTTCAGCCGACGCGGGCTTGACCTGCATCACCTCTACGTCGCGCCCGCCCATCGCGGGGCCGGTGTGGGCAAGGCGCTCGTGGCCCATGCCGAGGCTTTGGGGCGGGCCTTGGGCTGCACAAGCCTGACGGTGAGCGCGGACCCCGCCAACTGGCAGGCGCGCCGGGCCTACGAGGGGATGGGCTTTGTCAGCCGCAACGTGCAGGCGGCGCGCTATGGCAAGGCGCTTTAG
- a CDS encoding BMP family protein codes for MTLMRTFLGAAASLALTAGAALADPAIIFDLGGKFDKSFNEAAFNGATKWAEETGGAFREIELQSEAQREQALRRFAENGNNPIVMAGFAFASALEAVAPDFPDTKFVIIDMVVDQPNVRSVVFNEHEGSYLVGVMAAKASESGTVGFIGGMDIPLISKFACGYVQGVKATNADATVIQNMTGTTPAAWNDPVKGGELTKAQISQGADVVYAAAGGTGIGVLQTAADEGILSIGVDSNQNHLHPGKVLTSMLKRVDVAVYNAFTDGVDLETGFSVLGLANDGVGYALDDNNMPLVDDEMKAAVEAAKAGIIAGDIKVHDYMSDESCPVM; via the coding sequence ATGACCCTGATGCGGACATTCCTTGGCGCAGCAGCCTCGCTGGCCCTGACCGCTGGCGCAGCGCTGGCCGATCCGGCCATCATCTTCGACCTTGGCGGCAAGTTCGACAAATCCTTCAACGAAGCCGCCTTCAACGGTGCCACCAAATGGGCCGAGGAAACCGGCGGTGCGTTCCGCGAGATCGAGCTTCAGTCCGAAGCCCAGCGCGAGCAGGCCCTGCGCCGCTTCGCCGAGAACGGCAACAACCCGATCGTCATGGCCGGCTTCGCCTTCGCCTCCGCTCTGGAAGCCGTGGCACCGGATTTCCCTGACACCAAATTCGTCATCATCGACATGGTGGTGGATCAGCCCAATGTGCGCTCCGTTGTGTTCAACGAGCATGAAGGCTCCTACCTCGTGGGCGTGATGGCCGCGAAAGCCTCCGAATCCGGCACCGTCGGCTTCATCGGCGGCATGGACATTCCGCTGATCTCCAAATTCGCCTGCGGCTACGTGCAGGGCGTAAAGGCCACCAACGCCGACGCCACCGTGATCCAGAACATGACGGGCACCACGCCTGCAGCCTGGAACGACCCGGTGAAGGGCGGCGAGCTGACCAAAGCCCAGATCAGCCAGGGCGCTGACGTGGTTTATGCTGCCGCTGGCGGCACCGGCATCGGCGTTCTGCAGACCGCAGCCGATGAAGGCATCCTGTCGATCGGCGTGGACTCCAACCAGAACCACCTGCACCCGGGCAAGGTCCTGACCTCCATGCTCAAGCGCGTGGACGTGGCCGTTTACAACGCCTTCACCGATGGCGTTGATCTGGAAACCGGCTTCTCCGTGCTCGGCCTCGCCAACGATGGCGTCGGCTACGCGCTGGACGACAACAACATGCCGCTCGTCGATGACGAGATGAAGGCTGCCGTGGAAGCCGCGAAGGCTGGCATCATCGCAGGCGACATCAAGGTTCACGACTACATGTCCGATGAATCCTGCCCGGTGATGTAA
- a CDS encoding L,D-transpeptidase has product MSDSRLSRRAALRLGLSASAMLCAPTLLRAQDWNADADGPVPGQVYQPKVQRNTSSFRAAQWQDHFDSRKNGVILCDTTSRVVHFWNEEGTIYKLYPSSVPLTEDLTRLGYTEVVQKVVGPTWRPTPSMLERNPTLPEVVGPGPDNPLGSHALYLSWTYYRIHGTHDTRKIGRKSSSGCIGLYNSQIQELFDLAKVGTQVRLI; this is encoded by the coding sequence ATGAGTGATTCCCGTCTGTCCCGCCGCGCCGCGCTGCGCCTTGGCCTGTCTGCCAGTGCCATGCTCTGCGCCCCGACGCTCCTGCGTGCGCAGGACTGGAACGCCGACGCCGATGGCCCGGTGCCGGGGCAGGTCTACCAGCCGAAGGTTCAGCGCAACACCTCGAGCTTCCGCGCCGCCCAGTGGCAGGATCACTTCGACAGCCGCAAGAACGGCGTGATCCTCTGCGATACCACCTCCCGCGTGGTGCATTTCTGGAACGAGGAAGGCACGATCTACAAGCTCTACCCGTCCTCCGTGCCGCTCACGGAAGATCTGACGCGGCTTGGCTACACCGAAGTGGTGCAGAAGGTTGTCGGCCCCACGTGGCGGCCCACGCCCTCGATGCTGGAGCGCAACCCGACACTGCCCGAAGTTGTCGGCCCCGGCCCGGACAACCCGCTCGGCAGCCACGCGCTGTACCTGAGCTGGACATACTACCGCATCCACGGCACGCATGACACGCGCAAGATCGGGCGGAAGTCGTCCTCGGGCTGTATCGGGCTGTACAACTCCCAGATTCAGGAGCTGTTCGATCTGGCCAAGGTCGGCACACAGGTGCGCCTGATCTGA
- a CDS encoding VOC family protein, translating to MPDTLFSPSPDAKVHPQTRVGHIHLRVADLDRAIAFYSGVLGFEVTQRYGARAAFLSAGGYHHHIGLNTWESRGATPPPPGHTGLYHVAFLFPDRASLGAALARVQAAGLSFDGASDHGVSEAVYLRDPDGNGVELYRDRPEGEWPRKPDGTLAMVNAPLDVAALIAEGTAG from the coding sequence ATGCCTGATACGCTCTTTTCGCCTTCGCCTGATGCCAAAGTTCACCCGCAAACGCGCGTGGGCCACATCCACCTGCGCGTCGCCGATCTTGACCGCGCCATCGCCTTTTATTCGGGCGTGCTCGGCTTCGAGGTTACCCAACGCTATGGTGCGCGGGCGGCCTTTCTTTCGGCGGGCGGCTATCACCACCATATCGGCCTGAACACATGGGAAAGCCGCGGTGCCACGCCGCCACCGCCGGGCCACACCGGGCTGTATCACGTGGCCTTCCTCTTCCCCGATCGCGCCAGCCTCGGCGCGGCGCTGGCACGGGTGCAGGCGGCAGGCCTAAGCTTTGACGGCGCGTCTGACCACGGCGTGAGCGAGGCCGTTTACCTGCGGGATCCCGACGGCAACGGCGTGGAGCTTTACCGCGACCGCCCCGAAGGCGAGTGGCCGCGCAAGCCCGATGGCACGCTGGCGATGGTCAACGCCCCGCTCGACGTGGCCGCGCTGATCGCGGAAGGCACGGCAGGCTGA
- a CDS encoding branched-chain amino acid aminotransferase: MATGTNVHTYFEGRWHKGDVPIMRAADHGMWLGTSVFDGARYFEGVAPDLLAHCHRVNASARALMITPTVSAEDMVALVWEGLAAYPKTAAVYIRPMYWALEGGHLGVLPKEGATGFAIALEEIPMAPPETATTLCRTRFRRPVLEDAVVNAKAGCLYPNNARMLAEARDKGFGNALVADALGNVAETATANVFMVRDGEIFTPVPNGTFLAGITRARHIENLRADGLKVHESVLTFEDFRTADEVFLTGNMTKVTPVKGFEDTSYQIGPVTRRARSLYWDWAHSAQA; this comes from the coding sequence ATGGCGACCGGCACCAATGTGCACACCTATTTCGAAGGCCGCTGGCACAAGGGCGACGTGCCGATCATGCGCGCAGCCGATCACGGCATGTGGCTGGGCACCTCTGTCTTTGACGGCGCGCGCTATTTCGAGGGCGTCGCGCCGGACTTGCTGGCCCATTGCCACCGCGTCAACGCCTCGGCCCGGGCCCTGATGATCACGCCCACGGTTTCAGCCGAGGATATGGTGGCGCTGGTCTGGGAAGGGCTCGCCGCCTACCCCAAAACAGCCGCCGTCTATATCCGCCCCATGTATTGGGCGCTTGAAGGCGGCCACCTTGGCGTTTTGCCCAAGGAAGGCGCCACGGGCTTTGCCATCGCGCTGGAAGAGATCCCAATGGCCCCGCCCGAAACCGCCACCACGCTCTGCCGCACCCGCTTCCGCCGCCCGGTGCTGGAGGATGCCGTGGTGAACGCGAAGGCCGGCTGCCTCTACCCCAACAACGCCCGCATGCTTGCCGAGGCGCGCGACAAGGGCTTCGGCAACGCGCTGGTGGCCGACGCCCTTGGCAATGTGGCCGAGACCGCCACCGCCAACGTCTTCATGGTGCGCGACGGCGAAATCTTCACCCCGGTGCCCAACGGCACCTTCCTTGCCGGGATCACCCGCGCGCGCCACATCGAAAACCTCCGCGCCGATGGGCTCAAGGTGCATGAATCGGTGCTGACGTTCGAGGATTTCCGCACCGCGGATGAGGTCTTCCTCACCGGGAACATGACGAAAGTCACCCCCGTGAAGGGCTTCGAGGACACCTCCTACCAGATCGGCCCCGTCACCCGCCGGGCGCGTTCGCTCTATTGGGACTGGGCGCATTCGGCGCAGGCCTAG
- a CDS encoding ABC transporter permease: protein MKKMPKWADVLLIPVINLTLAFLISGLVIWAIGKDPWVAIKTMVQGSFGDSRGLGYTLYYTTNFIFTGLAVAVASHARLFNIGGEGQATIGGLGVALVCLALPWPHWTLALPAAVIGGALFGAAWAAIPAYLQAKRGSHIVITTIMFNFIAAALMGYLLVNVLKEPGNMAAETRSFPPGAHLPTFHEMLAPFGIAFNKNAPANISFLVAILCLIGFYILIWKTRLGYAIRAFGQSETAAVYAGISPVKITVIAMLISGGLAGLMAINNVMGEAERLILNSVEGAGFIGIAVALMGRNHPVGVFLAALLFGFLYQGGAELALWESIPRELIVVIQGLVILLTGALDNMVRAPIEKLFLTFGKGEA, encoded by the coding sequence ATGAAGAAGATGCCGAAATGGGCGGACGTCCTCCTCATCCCCGTGATCAACCTGACGCTCGCCTTCCTGATTTCGGGCCTCGTGATCTGGGCCATCGGAAAGGACCCGTGGGTCGCCATCAAGACGATGGTGCAGGGCTCCTTCGGCGACAGCCGGGGGCTGGGCTATACGCTTTACTACACCACCAACTTCATCTTCACCGGCCTTGCGGTGGCCGTGGCTTCGCACGCGCGGCTGTTTAACATCGGCGGTGAGGGGCAGGCCACGATTGGCGGGCTTGGCGTGGCGCTCGTGTGCCTCGCACTGCCCTGGCCGCATTGGACGTTGGCCCTGCCCGCCGCCGTGATCGGCGGCGCGCTCTTTGGCGCGGCCTGGGCGGCGATCCCGGCCTATCTGCAGGCCAAGCGCGGCAGCCATATCGTGATCACCACGATCATGTTCAACTTCATCGCCGCCGCCCTGATGGGCTACCTGCTGGTAAACGTGCTCAAGGAGCCGGGCAACATGGCCGCCGAAACGCGCTCCTTCCCGCCCGGCGCGCATCTGCCCACCTTCCACGAGATGCTGGCCCCCTTCGGCATCGCCTTCAACAAGAACGCGCCTGCCAACATCAGCTTCCTCGTGGCGATCCTCTGCCTGATCGGCTTCTACATCCTGATCTGGAAGACCCGCCTCGGCTACGCGATCCGCGCCTTCGGTCAAAGCGAAACCGCCGCCGTCTATGCCGGGATCTCCCCGGTGAAGATCACCGTCATCGCGATGCTGATCTCGGGCGGCCTGGCCGGGCTCATGGCGATCAACAACGTGATGGGCGAGGCCGAACGGCTGATCCTGAACTCGGTGGAAGGCGCGGGCTTCATCGGCATCGCCGTGGCGCTCATGGGCCGCAACCACCCGGTGGGCGTGTTCCTCGCAGCCCTTCTCTTCGGCTTCCTCTATCAGGGCGGCGCGGAACTGGCCCTGTGGGAGAGCATCCCGCGCGAGCTGATCGTGGTCATTCAGGGCCTCGTGATCCTGCTCACCGGCGCGCTCGACAACATGGTGCGCGCGCCGATTGAAAAGCTGTTCCTGACCTTCGGCAAGGGAGAGGCCTGA
- a CDS encoding ABC transporter permease, with amino-acid sequence MDFLTIIQILDSTVRLATPLLLACLAGLFSERAGVFDIGLEGKMLAAAFLSAAVAAATGSAWLGLCAGIFASVLMALLHGLASITFRGDQLISGVAINFLAAGLTVVIGQSWFALGGRTPSLMGAGRFEPITLPFAEALAEVPLIGPIYSELISGHSILVYVAMATVPLTWWVLFRTRFGLRLRAVGENPGAVDTAGISVVRLRYTAVIICGVLCGIAGSYLATGLAAGFVKDMTAGRGFIALAALIFAKWRPWHALGACLLFGLLEAIGNRYQNIDILGVTLPVQFMQALPYILTVVILAGFVGKAIPPRAGGAAYVKER; translated from the coding sequence ATGGATTTCCTGACGATCATCCAGATTTTGGATTCCACCGTCCGCCTCGCCACCCCGCTGCTGCTGGCCTGCCTTGCCGGCCTGTTTTCGGAGCGCGCCGGCGTGTTCGATATCGGCCTTGAGGGCAAGATGCTGGCGGCGGCCTTCCTGTCAGCCGCCGTGGCGGCTGCCACGGGCAGCGCATGGCTCGGGCTCTGTGCGGGAATCTTTGCCTCCGTGCTGATGGCCCTGCTGCACGGGCTGGCCTCGATCACCTTCCGGGGCGATCAGCTGATTTCCGGCGTGGCGATCAACTTCCTCGCCGCGGGCCTCACCGTGGTGATCGGGCAAAGCTGGTTTGCCCTTGGCGGGCGCACGCCCTCGCTCATGGGGGCGGGACGGTTTGAGCCGATCACCCTGCCCTTTGCCGAGGCACTGGCCGAGGTGCCCCTGATTGGCCCGATCTATTCGGAGCTGATCTCGGGCCACTCGATCCTTGTCTACGTCGCCATGGCCACGGTGCCGCTCACATGGTGGGTGCTGTTCCGCACCCGTTTCGGCCTGCGCCTGCGCGCGGTTGGCGAAAACCCCGGCGCGGTCGATACGGCTGGCATCTCGGTGGTGCGGCTGCGTTACACGGCGGTGATCATCTGCGGCGTGCTCTGCGGCATCGCGGGCAGCTACCTTGCCACCGGCCTTGCGGCGGGCTTCGTGAAGGACATGACGGCTGGCCGGGGCTTCATCGCGCTGGCCGCACTGATCTTCGCGAAATGGCGCCCCTGGCACGCGCTTGGGGCCTGCCTGCTGTTCGGCCTGCTGGAAGCCATCGGCAACCGCTACCAGAACATCGACATCCTCGGCGTGACCCTGCCGGTGCAGTTCATGCAGGCCCTGCCCTACATCCTCACCGTGGTCATTCTTGCAGGCTTCGTCGGCAAGGCGATCCCGCCGCGTGCTGGCGGCGCGGCCTACGTCAAAGAGCGGTGA
- a CDS encoding GNAT family N-acetyltransferase, whose product MEPAALAALHASAFADTRPWTEAEFASLMADPTCFLSTIPGGFALGRCVAGEAELLTIAVDPAQRRKGLGTQLMAAYESAARAKGAERAFLEVDAENTPALGLYLSNGYDESGRRKAYYRHADGHRSDALVLAKSLS is encoded by the coding sequence ATGGAGCCCGCCGCCCTCGCCGCTCTTCACGCAAGCGCTTTTGCTGACACCCGCCCCTGGACAGAGGCGGAGTTCGCAAGCCTGATGGCCGATCCCACCTGCTTCCTGAGCACCATCCCCGGTGGCTTCGCACTGGGGCGTTGCGTTGCCGGAGAAGCCGAGCTGCTGACCATCGCCGTGGATCCTGCCCAGCGCCGCAAGGGGCTCGGAACGCAGCTTATGGCCGCCTATGAAAGCGCTGCCCGCGCCAAGGGGGCCGAACGCGCCTTTCTGGAAGTCGACGCCGAAAACACCCCGGCGCTGGGGCTTTATCTGTCAAACGGATATGACGAATCTGGCCGCCGGAAAGCCTATTACCGCCATGCCGACGGCCACCGCAGCGACGCGCTGGTGCTGGCCAAATCGCTCAGCTAG
- the tsaB gene encoding tRNA (adenosine(37)-N6)-threonylcarbamoyltransferase complex dimerization subunit type 1 TsaB has protein sequence MTATLLALDTSGPHCAAAVLIAGELRASRFEEMAKGQAERLFPLLEEVLADAGVGFADLSAISVGTGPGNFTGIRIAVSSARGLALSLGCPAIGVSSLEAAAYGADGPTVAALDAKRGNLYLQGFSTKAPQPAQLTTFDALPEGLAQPGLTCIGSAAEALAAQIGAALAAPAYTQAEAIARIAAARLASDPEACARSRPAPLYLRAADAAPAKDAPPALLDP, from the coding sequence ATGACAGCCACGCTCCTCGCCCTTGACACCTCTGGCCCCCATTGCGCCGCCGCCGTTCTGATCGCGGGCGAACTGCGCGCCTCTCGTTTTGAGGAGATGGCGAAAGGGCAGGCCGAACGGCTGTTTCCGCTGCTTGAGGAGGTGCTGGCCGACGCCGGAGTGGGCTTTGCCGATTTGAGCGCCATTTCCGTGGGCACCGGCCCCGGCAATTTCACCGGCATCCGCATCGCGGTGTCCTCCGCGCGCGGGCTTGCGCTGTCGCTTGGTTGCCCGGCCATCGGGGTGAGCAGCCTTGAGGCCGCCGCCTATGGTGCTGATGGCCCCACCGTTGCGGCGCTCGATGCCAAGCGGGGCAACCTCTATCTGCAGGGCTTCAGCACAAAAGCCCCCCAGCCCGCGCAACTCACCACGTTCGATGCCTTGCCCGAGGGGCTCGCGCAGCCCGGCCTCACCTGCATCGGCTCCGCCGCCGAGGCGCTCGCGGCGCAGATCGGCGCGGCCCTCGCTGCGCCTGCCTATACGCAGGCCGAGGCCATCGCCCGCATCGCCGCCGCACGCCTCGCCTCAGATCCAGAGGCCTGCGCCCGCAGCCGCCCAGCGCCGCTCTACCTGCGCGCCGCCGATGCCGCCCCGGCCAAGGATGCGCCCCCGGCCCTGCTGGACCCCTGA
- a CDS encoding NifU family protein produces MFIQTESTPNPATLKFLPGQTVLEAGTADFPTADAAGSSPLAQRIFAVPGVTGVFFGNDFVTVTKGDATEWDHVKPAILGAIMEHYQSGAAVMEGESAAAGHAAHDGPDSEIVDQIKELLDTRVRPAVAQDGGDITFHGFDRGIVYLHMQGACAGCPSSTLTLKMGIENLLRHYIPEVLEVRPVAA; encoded by the coding sequence ATGTTCATTCAAACCGAGTCCACTCCGAACCCCGCAACGCTGAAATTCCTGCCCGGCCAGACCGTGCTGGAAGCCGGCACAGCCGATTTCCCCACCGCGGACGCCGCAGGCAGCTCCCCGCTGGCGCAGCGCATCTTTGCCGTGCCCGGCGTGACGGGCGTGTTCTTCGGCAATGATTTCGTGACCGTGACCAAGGGCGACGCCACCGAATGGGATCACGTGAAACCGGCGATCCTCGGCGCGATCATGGAGCACTACCAATCCGGCGCGGCCGTGATGGAAGGCGAAAGCGCTGCCGCTGGCCACGCTGCCCATGATGGCCCCGACAGCGAGATCGTGGATCAGATCAAGGAACTGCTCGACACCCGCGTGCGCCCCGCCGTGGCGCAGGACGGCGGCGATATCACCTTCCACGGCTTTGATCGCGGCATCGTCTACCTGCACATGCAGGGCGCTTGCGCCGGTTGCCCCTCCTCCACGCTGACGCTGAAGATGGGCATCGAGAACCTGCTGCGCCATTACATCCCGGAAGTGCTCGAAGTGCGCCCCGTGGCCGCCTGA
- a CDS encoding ABC transporter ATP-binding protein, with protein sequence MAEQANMGRQETAAPAIELRGISKAFGPVQANKDISIKVAKGTIHGIIGENGAGKSTLMSILYGFYKADSGEILINGQPTLIPDSQAAISAGIGMVFQHFKLVENFTVLENVVLGAEEGGLLKPSLAKARKLLKQLSEEYELRVDPDALIENLSVGHQQRVEILKALYRQADILILDEPTGVLTPDEADHLFRILKGLKDEGKTIILITHKLREIMEVTDTVSVMRRGEMTSTVKTSETSPEDLAERMVGRKVLLRVDKKPATPGENVLEIKGLRVIDDKGVERVKGIDLTVRAGEIVGIAGVAGNGQSELLEVLGGYAKATGLVKLNSVELDLTGKHSDGKSRRDKGIAHVPEDRHSEGLILDFQAWENVAFGYQDDPRYNRNAILMNNAAILKDTQEKMERFDVRPPNPRLAAKSFSGGNQQKIVLAREIERNPDLLLVGQPTRGVDIGAIEFIHQQIVALRDQGKAILLVSVELEEILGLADRIAVMFDGHIMGERLPAQTNEKELGLLMAGVNEGAA encoded by the coding sequence ATGGCAGAGCAAGCAAACATGGGGCGGCAGGAAACTGCCGCCCCCGCCATTGAGCTTCGCGGCATCTCCAAGGCCTTCGGACCGGTGCAGGCGAATAAGGACATCTCCATCAAGGTCGCGAAAGGGACGATCCACGGGATCATCGGCGAGAACGGCGCGGGGAAATCCACCCTGATGTCGATCCTCTACGGCTTCTACAAGGCCGATTCCGGCGAGATCCTGATCAATGGCCAACCCACCCTGATCCCCGACAGCCAGGCCGCGATCAGCGCCGGCATCGGCATGGTGTTCCAGCATTTCAAGCTGGTCGAGAATTTCACAGTGCTTGAGAACGTGGTTCTGGGCGCGGAAGAAGGCGGCTTGCTGAAGCCTTCGCTCGCCAAAGCCCGCAAACTGCTCAAGCAACTCTCCGAAGAATACGAATTGCGCGTGGATCCGGACGCGCTGATCGAGAATCTCTCGGTCGGCCACCAGCAGCGCGTAGAAATCCTGAAAGCCCTCTACCGGCAGGCCGATATCCTGATCTTGGACGAGCCCACCGGCGTGCTGACGCCGGACGAGGCCGATCACCTGTTCCGCATCCTGAAAGGGCTGAAGGACGAAGGCAAAACCATCATCCTGATCACCCACAAGCTGCGCGAGATCATGGAGGTGACCGATACCGTCTCCGTGATGCGGCGCGGTGAGATGACCTCCACGGTAAAAACCAGCGAGACCAGCCCCGAGGATCTGGCCGAACGCATGGTCGGCCGCAAGGTGCTGCTGCGGGTTGATAAGAAACCGGCCACGCCGGGCGAAAACGTACTGGAAATCAAAGGCCTGCGCGTGATCGACGACAAGGGCGTGGAGCGCGTGAAGGGCATCGACCTCACCGTGCGCGCCGGGGAGATTGTCGGCATCGCGGGGGTGGCCGGCAACGGGCAATCCGAGCTTCTGGAAGTGCTCGGCGGCTATGCCAAGGCCACCGGCTTGGTGAAGCTGAACAGTGTGGAGCTGGATCTGACCGGCAAGCATTCCGACGGCAAATCCCGCCGCGACAAGGGCATCGCCCATGTGCCGGAAGATCGCCACTCCGAAGGGCTGATCCTCGATTTCCAGGCCTGGGAAAACGTTGCCTTCGGCTATCAGGACGATCCCCGCTACAACCGCAATGCCATCCTGATGAACAACGCCGCGATCCTGAAGGACACGCAGGAAAAGATGGAGCGGTTCGACGTGCGCCCGCCCAATCCACGGCTGGCGGCGAAAAGCTTCTCGGGCGGCAACCAGCAGAAGATCGTTCTGGCGCGCGAAATCGAGCGCAACCCGGACCTGCTGCTCGTGGGCCAGCCCACGCGCGGGGTGGACATCGGCGCCATCGAGTTCATCCACCAGCAGATCGTCGCCCTGCGCGATCAGGGCAAGGCGATCCTGCTTGTCTCGGTGGAACTGGAAGAGATCCTCGGCCTCGCCGACCGCATCGCGGTGATGTTTGACGGGCATATCATGGGCGAACGCCTGCCCGCTCAGACCAATGAAAAAGAACTCGGCCTCCTGATGGCCGGCGTAAACGAGGGAGCCGCCTGA
- a CDS encoding universal stress protein yields MRKFLVVLDDSRECLNAMRFAAMRAAHTGGGVAIISVIPPDEFQHWIGVGDIMRQEARERIEVHFEVFAKWMRDRQGIDPELIIREGEAVPEILKLIREDEEIGVLVLGAGTGKQGPGPLVTQLTRSSGTLPIPITIVPGDLSKERLESIT; encoded by the coding sequence ATGCGGAAATTTCTCGTGGTTCTGGACGACAGCCGCGAATGCCTGAATGCAATGCGCTTCGCGGCCATGCGCGCGGCGCATACCGGCGGCGGCGTGGCCATCATCTCGGTGATTCCGCCCGATGAGTTCCAGCACTGGATCGGCGTGGGCGACATCATGCGGCAGGAAGCGCGCGAGCGCATCGAGGTCCATTTCGAGGTTTTCGCCAAATGGATGCGGGATCGTCAGGGCATCGACCCGGAGCTGATCATCCGCGAAGGCGAAGCCGTGCCGGAAATCCTGAAGCTGATCCGCGAGGATGAGGAGATCGGCGTTCTGGTTTTGGGCGCAGGCACCGGCAAACAGGGCCCCGGCCCTCTGGTGACGCAGCTCACCCGCTCCTCCGGCACGCTGCCGATCCCGATCACCATCGTGCCCGGCGATCTGTCGAAAGAACGGCTGGAAAGCATCACCTGA
- a CDS encoding sulfite exporter TauE/SafE family protein yields MQIYLPIAEVSVNAFLLLGLGGMVGILSGMFGVGGGFLMTPLLFFIGIPPAVAVATEANQIVASSFSGVLAHLRRKTVDLRMGLVLLVGGLIGAALGVQIFNALKAVGQVDLLVTLCYVVFLGIIGTLMFIESLNAIRKSKRPGAVPKRRKHNWIHNLPFKMKFRTSGLYISVIPPVLVGVSVGILAAIMGVGGGFIMVPAMIYLLGMPTKVVVGTSLFQIIFVTGFTTLLHATTNQTVDMMLAVLLLIGGVVGAQIGTRIGVKLKAEQLRILLAILVLVVCGKLALDLLLEPGELYSLGAAGGH; encoded by the coding sequence ATGCAAATATATCTCCCCATCGCCGAAGTATCGGTCAACGCCTTCCTTCTTCTGGGGCTCGGCGGCATGGTGGGGATCTTGTCTGGCATGTTCGGTGTCGGCGGCGGCTTCCTGATGACACCGCTGCTGTTCTTCATCGGCATCCCGCCCGCCGTGGCCGTGGCCACCGAAGCCAACCAGATCGTTGCTTCCTCCTTCTCCGGCGTGCTCGCGCATCTGCGGCGCAAGACGGTGGATCTGCGCATGGGGCTCGTGCTGCTTGTCGGCGGCCTCATAGGCGCGGCACTGGGCGTGCAGATCTTCAACGCGCTCAAGGCGGTCGGACAGGTCGATCTGCTGGTAACGCTCTGCTACGTCGTGTTCCTCGGCATCATCGGCACGCTGATGTTCATCGAGAGCCTGAACGCGATCCGCAAATCCAAACGCCCCGGCGCGGTGCCCAAGCGGCGCAAGCACAACTGGATTCACAACCTGCCCTTCAAGATGAAGTTCCGCACTTCGGGGCTCTATATCTCCGTCATCCCGCCGGTTCTGGTGGGGGTGAGCGTGGGCATTTTGGCCGCGATCATGGGCGTGGGCGGCGGCTTCATTATGGTGCCCGCGATGATCTACCTGCTGGGCATGCCCACCAAGGTCGTCGTTGGCACCTCGCTGTTCCAGATCATCTTCGTGACGGGGTTCACCACCCTGCTGCACGCCACCACGAACCAGACGGTGGACATGATGCTCGCCGTGCTGCTGCTGATCGGCGGCGTTGTTGGCGCGCAGATCGGCACGCGGATCGGGGTGAAGCTGAAGGCCGAGCAACTCCGCATTCTGCTGGCGATCCTCGTGCTTGTCGTCTGTGGCAAGCTGGCGCTGGATCTGCTTCTGGAACCGGGCGAGCTTTATTCGCTCGGCGCGGCGGGAGGCCACTGA